From Penaeus monodon isolate SGIC_2016 chromosome 6, NSTDA_Pmon_1, whole genome shotgun sequence, the proteins below share one genomic window:
- the LOC119574596 gene encoding serine-rich adhesin for platelets-like isoform X8 produces the protein MKAIKAVSTLSPKCCVVSWWKLLTKMSQNKVRSSGSLANSDDIVKAGYLKKLKDSGVGLAQEAMRILEPWVCIVCSLGLFIRLTMKKKYFVLRRETGPDSPARLEYYDSEKKFKAGAQPKKPIILRTCFSINRKKDPKHSHVIALYTNHDSVSMAAESEAELNDWLGFLHHHMHQAVAGSDGQSRKLYGFQTEHVWMVEILPRSLGSSKGITGEYHICLTYKSIALVRVGESQKKIEFPLNSIRRCGHTGSFFFLGLGRSAVTGAGDIWMLTEDAVIAENMHGIIRRAMHAPCNNMSEDPVSRERTQSMSNQRSFDSKEDIFCSGQCLTRGRCGSMPSRSRTSSEGSMQTGPNKLPPNCSHQMDGPHPGSLCLHPITRPKSMYSSSLSSSCSPPCASALFSPSSSESMESTASVEDFDGLHSHTPETAVDNSNGEEDYMPMEAGLESNMSQHRDHPQPPFSLPIGSTRSYVHSLSKGLISPVSGSSTEGPCLSSPQDQYLEMLSPLERTQEGLFGSVSERSAYLCMDRTPNQPSGSSGPENSGYLSMAPLNSPGSSLPAWQSHPSSQVPGGHGDATTTSSDTYARDRSRSYLDMTPTPAVPTPIPCSPSDGMVQHRGGGDSFPEMSPGSSCSFTSGTPSSDHRFHDFIAEKSGNGSYCGYSEDDDSSLDRPHRTNSVGSKPEQFRSRKNRLEVSPAEPARVRAFSVGSRVSLRLAGGRAGQVAGGTATATSASVTEFSPSIKEKGKQVKSKSSSAPILGTSPISNSWSGTPGTFFRGFLQARNQERNNDLMEFDFTKNKSCDSISAEKEKKSSSIESIKRTFTGQRHRSNSKSSGNGKSSVFDSMKRDKKKSESELSAKGMEIPEGKSPFELDFTPSPRGGGSDVCDGYLPMNLRPAVSSGQSSANSEYLEMNSKDFFRGHGLNDPYLDMSKSSDRLVSSLSTSGPNDGYVDMSQGKGLGTLPLTPVSSSSTTSNSSSSIGARVRKISSTFNPLSSQDFSSQQDEYMPIDLRGSFESSHSLDGEKSKKKKSSKRKSFKDSTKRKKSDPIAVMGKGSDGENAQESSKKGTSPLSSLSTFLGRKNSSGTPPKTPLSPTGSPLPKSSRGTPSPFSSLTRKKNESKDSSKDGAAKESSGVSSSVSSGIGTSCIRESSREAEESAISGDSSSVTSSSQTVPNSGDQQNKQTTNNSGGSKRTSGIFETLSQADTKLEEKQKNTGLESGNTDISINSQQQHSNINSNDMGAYVNLSLGSSDKNLNVENKQRKVSTGSVSSDYMNVSPMSVCKTPEAPSDPQQPREYVNMCPGGRPEPHSTSLIPPQPAPMPGTVSPKRKTSLTSKGESSEKSSPSLGYGGSRDQNRRDSKRLSGSNYGEENDGGSGESGYLLMTPGQTPPKPVSPRTVTRRPDIPSALLGGRPDASLTATLERLNLGSSGGSATSERCRSHSGPGAPESSAVGGEVRVKKQLSEPRAGSGSQGSSGRAASACSSPVSYSPPTSPTLRGSVSSMSSLSEGGLSSASSTCTVVNVGVGRRESGLGGSGRAQETPVDSASHASVSSSSSSQQSTSTASSGCSIGDSGLNYVSLDLAPARCEGVMPSPLAARRSTSGAGVPHTVCLQEPAVGEEDEPLSYAQIDFTKSEGLRTTSLTRDKRH, from the exons acgatgaagaagaagtacTTTGTGCTGCGGCGCGAGACGGGGCCCGACAGCCCCGCCCGCCTCGAGTACTATGATTCGGAGAAGAAATTCAAGGCGGGAGCCCAGCCCAAGAA ACCCATCATCCTGCGCACGTGCTTTAGCATCAACCGCAAGAAGGACCCGAAGCACAGCCACGTGATCGCCCTCTACACCAACCACGACTCGGTGAGCATGGCCGCCGAGTCCGAGGCCGAACTGAACGACTGGCTGGGATTCCTGCACCACCACATGCACCAGGCCGTGGCGGGCAGCGACGGCCAGTCCAGGAAGCTCTATG GCTTCCAAACAGAGCACGTGTGGATGGTGGAGATCTTGCCCAGAAGCCTTGGCAGCAGTAAAGGGATCACGGGGGAGTATCACATCTGTCTGACTTACAAGTCAATTGCTCTCGTGCGGGTAGGAGAAAGTCAGAAGAAAATTGAGTTCCCG TTAAACAGCATCCGGCGTTGTGGCCACACAGGCTCTTTCTTCTTCCTGGGACTGGGGAGGTCAGCGGTCACTGGCGCAGGAGATATATGGATGCTAACGGAAGATGCTGTCATTGCTGAAAATATGCATGGTATTATTCGCAG aGCAATGCATGCTCCTTGTAACAACATGAGTGAAGACCCAGTGTCCCGGGAACGAACCCAGTCAATGTCAAATCAACGTTCATTTGACAGTAAGGAagacatatttt GTAGTGGGCAGTGCCTGACGCGTGGACGATGTGGCAGCATGCCCTCCCGGAGTCGCACAAGTAGTGAAGGATCTATGCAGACTGGGCCTAACAAGCTTCCACCAAACTGCAGTCATCAAATGGACGGCCCACACCCGGGATCTCTGTGTCTTCACCCCATCACTCGGCCTAAATCAATgtactcctcatctctctcctcgtcatgCTCTCCGCCTTGTGCTTCTGCTTTGTTCAG TCCCAGCTCAAGTGAGTCCATGGAGTCAACTGCATCTGTAGAGGACTTTGATGGCCTGCATTCTCACACTCCGGAAACTGCTGTAGATAACTCCa ATGGTGAGGAGGATTATATGCCAATGGAGGCTGGCTTGGAGAGCAACATGAGCCAGCATCGGGACCATCCACagccacccttctccctccccattggCAGCACGCGGAGTTATGTTCATTCCTTAAGCAAAG GTCTCATCTCTCCTGTAAGTGGTAGCAGCACGGAAGGTCCATGCCTCTCATCTCCTCAAGATCAGTACTTGGAGATGTTAAGCCCCCTAGAGCGTACACAAGAAGGCCTATTTGGCTCAGTGTCAGAAAGGTCAGCATATCTGTGCATGGACCGTACCCCCAATCAGCCTTCAGGAAGTTCAGGTCCCGAAAACTCTGGGTACTTGTCCATGGCGCCGCTCAATTCCCCTGGATCATCCCTCCCGGCCTGGCAATCACACCCTTCTAGTCAG GTGCCTGGAGGACATGGAGACGCCACGACCACCTCTAGTGACACTTACGCTCGAGACCGCTCCCGCAGCTACCTCGACATGACTCCTACACCTGCTGTTCCTACACCCATCCCATGTAGCCCATCTGATGGTATGGTTCAACACAGAGGAGGAG GTGACTCTTTCCCTGAGATGTCCCCCGGAAGCAGCTGTTCCTTCACCTCAGGAACTCCCTCCTCTGACCATCGCTTTCATGATTTCATAGCTGAAAAGAGTGGAAATGGGTCCTACTGTGGTTATTCGGAAGATGATGACTCCTCTCTTGACAGACCTCACAGAACCAATTCTGTTGGTTCTAAACCTGAACAATTCCGAAGTCGTAAAAATAG ACTGGAGGTGAGCCCTGCTGAACCTGCCCGTGTACGAGCCTTCTCTGTGGGGTCACGTGTCAGCCTCAGGCTAGCGGGTGGCAGAGCCGGCCAGGTGGCAGGTGGCACAGCAACTGCCACTTCTGCCTCTGTCACCGAGTTCTCGCCTTCTATtaaggagaagggaaaacaagTGAAAAGCAAATCATCAAG CGCGCCAATTCTGGGGACGTCGCCCATCTCCAACTCATGGTCAGGGACTCCTGGGACGTTTTTCCGGGGCTTCCTCCAAGCACGGAACCAGGAGCGGAACAACGACCTGATGGAGTTTGACTTCACCAAGAACAAGAGCTGCGATAGTATATCtgctgagaaggagaagaagagcagCAGCATAGAGAGCATTAAGAGAACCTTCACAGGACAGAGACATCGTTCCAATTCCAAGTCCTCAGGGAATGGCAAATCTTCAGTTTTTGATTCtatgaaaagagacaaaaagaaatcaGAAAGTGAGTTGTCTGCCAAGGGTATGGAGATCCCGGAGGGAAAGAGTCCTTTTGAGCTTGATTTCACACCAAGTCCTCGTGGAGGTGGTTCAGATGTTTGTGATGGGTACTTGCCTATGAATTTGAGGCCTGCGGTCTCCAGTGGTCAGTCCTCGGCAAACTCTGAATACCTTGAGATGAACAGCAAAGATTTCTTTAGGGGACATGGTTTAAATGACCCATACTTAGATATGTCTAAAAGCAGTGACAGATTAGTTTCCTCACTGAGTACCTCAGGGCCAAACGATGGTTATGTGGACATGAGTCAAGGCAAAGGTCTGGGGACGCTTCCTCTCACACCTGTATCCTCGTCCTCCACAACTTCCAACAGCTCATCTTCCATTGGTGCTAGAGTCAGAAAGATTTCGTCCACATTTAATCCATTGTCTTCCCAAGACTTTTCTTCACAGCAGGACGAGTACATGCCCATTGACCTCCGTGGCAGTTttgaatcttcccattctcttgatggagagaagagtaagaaaaagaaaagcagtaAGAGAAAGTCGTTTAAGGACAGCACCAAACGCAAGAAATCAGACCCAATAGCAGTAATGGGAAAGGGAAGTGATGGGGAGAATGCCCAGGAAAGTAGCAAAAAAGGAACAAgtcccttatcctctctctcaacCTTCCTAGGTCGGAAGAATTCCTCAGGCACCCCTCCTAAGACCCCGCTTTCACCTACTGGTAGTCCACTTCCTAAGTCCAGTCGAGGAACGCCTAGTCCATTTTCGAGTCTAACACgcaagaaaaatgaaagtaagGATAGTAGTAAAGATGGAGCAGCAAAGGAAAGTTCTGGGGTCTCATCAAGTGTAAGCTCAGGCATCGGCACAAGTTGCATTAGAGAATCGAgtagagaagcagaggagagtgCCATATCAGGTGATAGCTCAAGCGTCACCTCATCCTCACAGACAGTTCCTAATAGTGGTGAccagcaaaataaacaaacaactaaCAACAGCGGGGGTAGCAAGAGAACTTCAGGGATATTTGAAACGTTATCTCAGGCAGACACTAAGCTggaggaaaagcagaaaaataCAGGCTTAGAGTCGGGTAACACTGATATTTCTATCAACAGTCAGCAGCAACATtcaaatattaatagcaatgatatggGGGCATATGTAAACTTATCACTTGGCAGCTCAGATAAGAATTTAAATGTAGAGAATAAACAACGAAAAGTATCCACAGGCTCAGTATCATCAGACTACATGAATGTATCTCCAATGTCAGTATGTAAGACACCTGAGGCTCCATCTGACCCTCAGCAACCGCGTGAGTATGTGAACATGTGCCCAGGAGGTCGCCCAGAGCCACACAGCACCTCTCTGATTCCACCACAGCCTGCACCTATGCCAGGCACGGTTTCCCCTAAGAGGAAAACCAGTCTTACATCGAAGGGTGAATCTAGTGAAAAAAGTAGTCCCAGTTTAGGATATGGGGGTTCTAGAGATCAGAATCGTCGTGACAGTAAGCGGTTAAGCGGCAGTAATTATGGAGAAGAGAACGATGGTGGTAGTGGGGAAAGTGGGTATTTGTTAATGACCCCTGGACAAACCCCGCCGAAACCTGTTTCTCCTCGCACAGTAACTCGTCGACCAGACATTCCCTCAGCTCTCCTTGGTGGCCGTCCTGATGCCAGCCTCACTGCCACCTTGGAGCGGCTAAACTTAGGCAGCTCTGGAGGTAGTGCCACGAGTGAAAGATGTCGGAGTCACAGTGGCCCAGGTGCCCCTGAGAGTTCTGCAGTAGGTGGCGAGGTGCGGGTAAAAAAACAATTGTCAGAACCAAGAGCTGGGTCAGGGAGCCAAGGGAGTAGTGGTCGGGCAGCATCAGCATGCTCATCACCTGTGTCATATTCACCGCCCACATCTCCGACCCTAAGAGGTTCTGTATCATCTATGTCATCGTTAAGTGAAGGTGGTCTTTCTTCAGCATCTTCCACCTGCACTGTGGTTAATGTGGGTGTTGGACGGCGGGAGAGTGGGCTTGGGGGGTCAGGCCGGGCCCAGGAGACGCCGGTTGATTCTGCATCCCACGCTagtgtctcctcttcctcttccagtcAGCAGTCGACTTCAACAGCTAGCAGTGGCTGCAGCATTGGAGACAGTGGACTAAATTATGTCTCGTTGGATTTAGCTCCAGCTCGTTGTGAGGGCGTGATGCCTTCACCGCTAGCTGCCCGCCGGTCTACAAGTGGGGCTGGAGTTCCTCATACTGTGTGTCTCCAAGAACCTGCGGTTGGGGAGGAAGACGAACCCCTCAGTTATGCTCAAATAGACTTCACCAAGAGTGAGGGTTTGCGTACTACCTCCCTTACCCGCGACAAACGACACTAA
- the LOC119574596 gene encoding dentin sialophosphoprotein-like isoform X11 has protein sequence MKAIKAVSTLSPKCCVVSWWKLLTKMSQNKVRSSGSLANSDDIVKAGYLKKLKDSGVGLAQEAMRILEPWVCIVCSLGLFIRLTMKKKYFVLRRETGPDSPARLEYYDSEKKFKAGAQPKKPIILRTCFSINRKKDPKHSHVIALYTNHDSVSMAAESEAELNDWLGFLHHHMHQAVAGSDGQSRKLYGFQTEHVWMVEILPRSLGSSKGITGEYHICLTYKSIALVRVGESQKKIEFPLNSIRRCGHTGSFFFLGLGRSAVTGAGDIWMLTEDAVIAENMHGIIRRAMHAPCNNMSEDPVSRERTQSMSNQRSFDSKEDIFCSGQCLTRGRCGSMPSRSRTSSEGSMQTGPNKLPPNCSHQMDGPHPGSLCLHPITRPKSMYSSSLSSSCSPPCASALFSPSSSESMESTASVEDFDGLHSHTPETAVDNSNGEEDYMPMEAGLESNMSQHRDHPQPPFSLPIGSTRSYVHSLSKGLISPVSGSSTEGPCLSSPQDQYLEMLSPLERTQEGLFGSVSERSAYLCMDRTPNQPSGSSGPENSGYLSMAPLNSPGSSLPAWQSHPSSQVSSPPHSANHSRIPSLVDENTDSYLSKVPGGHGDATTTSSDTYARDRSRSYLDMTPTPAVPTPIPCSPSDGDSFPEMSPGSSCSFTSGTPSSDHRFHDFIAEKSGNGSYCGYSEDDDSSLDRPHRTNSVGSKPEQFRSRKNSAPILGTSPISNSWSGTPGTFFRGFLQARNQERNNDLMEFDFTKNKSCDSISAEKEKKSSSIESIKRTFTGQRHRSNSKSSGNGKSSVFDSMKRDKKKSESELSAKGMEIPEGKSPFELDFTPSPRGGGSDVCDGYLPMNLRPAVSSGQSSANSEYLEMNSKDFFRGHGLNDPYLDMSKSSDRLVSSLSTSGPNDGYVDMSQGKGLGTLPLTPVSSSSTTSNSSSSIGARVRKISSTFNPLSSQDFSSQQDEYMPIDLRGSFESSHSLDGEKSKKKKSSKRKSFKDSTKRKKSDPIAVMGKGSDGENAQESSKKGTSPLSSLSTFLGRKNSSGTPPKTPLSPTGSPLPKSSRGTPSPFSSLTRKKNESKDSSKDGAAKESSGVSSSVSSGIGTSCIRESSREAEESAISGDSSSVTSSSQTVPNSGDQQNKQTTNNSGGSKRTSGIFETLSQADTKLEEKQKNTGLESGNTDISINSQQQHSNINSNDMGAYVNLSLGSSDKNLNVENKQRKVSTGSVSSDYMNVSPMSVCKTPEAPSDPQQPREYVNMCPGGRPEPHSTSLIPPQPAPMPGTVSPKRKTSLTSKGESSEKSSPSLGYGGSRDQNRRDSKRLSGSNYGEENDGGSGESGYLLMTPGQTPPKPVSPRTVTRRPDIPSALLGGRPDASLTATLERLNLGSSGGSATSERCRSHSGPGAPESSAVGGEVRVKKQLSEPRAGSGSQGSSGRAASACSSPVSYSPPTSPTLRGSVSSMSSLSEGGLSSASSTCTVVNVGVGRRESGLGGSGRAQETPVDSASHASVSSSSSSQQSTSTASSGCSIGDSGLNYVSLDLAPARCEGVMPSPLAARRSTSGAGVPHTVCLQEPAVGEEDEPLSYAQIDFTKSEGLRTTSLTRDKRH, from the exons acgatgaagaagaagtacTTTGTGCTGCGGCGCGAGACGGGGCCCGACAGCCCCGCCCGCCTCGAGTACTATGATTCGGAGAAGAAATTCAAGGCGGGAGCCCAGCCCAAGAA ACCCATCATCCTGCGCACGTGCTTTAGCATCAACCGCAAGAAGGACCCGAAGCACAGCCACGTGATCGCCCTCTACACCAACCACGACTCGGTGAGCATGGCCGCCGAGTCCGAGGCCGAACTGAACGACTGGCTGGGATTCCTGCACCACCACATGCACCAGGCCGTGGCGGGCAGCGACGGCCAGTCCAGGAAGCTCTATG GCTTCCAAACAGAGCACGTGTGGATGGTGGAGATCTTGCCCAGAAGCCTTGGCAGCAGTAAAGGGATCACGGGGGAGTATCACATCTGTCTGACTTACAAGTCAATTGCTCTCGTGCGGGTAGGAGAAAGTCAGAAGAAAATTGAGTTCCCG TTAAACAGCATCCGGCGTTGTGGCCACACAGGCTCTTTCTTCTTCCTGGGACTGGGGAGGTCAGCGGTCACTGGCGCAGGAGATATATGGATGCTAACGGAAGATGCTGTCATTGCTGAAAATATGCATGGTATTATTCGCAG aGCAATGCATGCTCCTTGTAACAACATGAGTGAAGACCCAGTGTCCCGGGAACGAACCCAGTCAATGTCAAATCAACGTTCATTTGACAGTAAGGAagacatatttt GTAGTGGGCAGTGCCTGACGCGTGGACGATGTGGCAGCATGCCCTCCCGGAGTCGCACAAGTAGTGAAGGATCTATGCAGACTGGGCCTAACAAGCTTCCACCAAACTGCAGTCATCAAATGGACGGCCCACACCCGGGATCTCTGTGTCTTCACCCCATCACTCGGCCTAAATCAATgtactcctcatctctctcctcgtcatgCTCTCCGCCTTGTGCTTCTGCTTTGTTCAG TCCCAGCTCAAGTGAGTCCATGGAGTCAACTGCATCTGTAGAGGACTTTGATGGCCTGCATTCTCACACTCCGGAAACTGCTGTAGATAACTCCa ATGGTGAGGAGGATTATATGCCAATGGAGGCTGGCTTGGAGAGCAACATGAGCCAGCATCGGGACCATCCACagccacccttctccctccccattggCAGCACGCGGAGTTATGTTCATTCCTTAAGCAAAG GTCTCATCTCTCCTGTAAGTGGTAGCAGCACGGAAGGTCCATGCCTCTCATCTCCTCAAGATCAGTACTTGGAGATGTTAAGCCCCCTAGAGCGTACACAAGAAGGCCTATTTGGCTCAGTGTCAGAAAGGTCAGCATATCTGTGCATGGACCGTACCCCCAATCAGCCTTCAGGAAGTTCAGGTCCCGAAAACTCTGGGTACTTGTCCATGGCGCCGCTCAATTCCCCTGGATCATCCCTCCCGGCCTGGCAATCACACCCTTCTAGTCAG GTATCATCACCACCCCATTCTGCCAACCATTCTCGCATCCCCAGTCTAGTGGATGAAAATACTGATAGTTACCTCTCTAAGGTGCCTGGAGGACATGGAGACGCCACGACCACCTCTAGTGACACTTACGCTCGAGACCGCTCCCGCAGCTACCTCGACATGACTCCTACACCTGCTGTTCCTACACCCATCCCATGTAGCCCATCTGATG GTGACTCTTTCCCTGAGATGTCCCCCGGAAGCAGCTGTTCCTTCACCTCAGGAACTCCCTCCTCTGACCATCGCTTTCATGATTTCATAGCTGAAAAGAGTGGAAATGGGTCCTACTGTGGTTATTCGGAAGATGATGACTCCTCTCTTGACAGACCTCACAGAACCAATTCTGTTGGTTCTAAACCTGAACAATTCCGAAGTCGTAAAAATAG CGCGCCAATTCTGGGGACGTCGCCCATCTCCAACTCATGGTCAGGGACTCCTGGGACGTTTTTCCGGGGCTTCCTCCAAGCACGGAACCAGGAGCGGAACAACGACCTGATGGAGTTTGACTTCACCAAGAACAAGAGCTGCGATAGTATATCtgctgagaaggagaagaagagcagCAGCATAGAGAGCATTAAGAGAACCTTCACAGGACAGAGACATCGTTCCAATTCCAAGTCCTCAGGGAATGGCAAATCTTCAGTTTTTGATTCtatgaaaagagacaaaaagaaatcaGAAAGTGAGTTGTCTGCCAAGGGTATGGAGATCCCGGAGGGAAAGAGTCCTTTTGAGCTTGATTTCACACCAAGTCCTCGTGGAGGTGGTTCAGATGTTTGTGATGGGTACTTGCCTATGAATTTGAGGCCTGCGGTCTCCAGTGGTCAGTCCTCGGCAAACTCTGAATACCTTGAGATGAACAGCAAAGATTTCTTTAGGGGACATGGTTTAAATGACCCATACTTAGATATGTCTAAAAGCAGTGACAGATTAGTTTCCTCACTGAGTACCTCAGGGCCAAACGATGGTTATGTGGACATGAGTCAAGGCAAAGGTCTGGGGACGCTTCCTCTCACACCTGTATCCTCGTCCTCCACAACTTCCAACAGCTCATCTTCCATTGGTGCTAGAGTCAGAAAGATTTCGTCCACATTTAATCCATTGTCTTCCCAAGACTTTTCTTCACAGCAGGACGAGTACATGCCCATTGACCTCCGTGGCAGTTttgaatcttcccattctcttgatggagagaagagtaagaaaaagaaaagcagtaAGAGAAAGTCGTTTAAGGACAGCACCAAACGCAAGAAATCAGACCCAATAGCAGTAATGGGAAAGGGAAGTGATGGGGAGAATGCCCAGGAAAGTAGCAAAAAAGGAACAAgtcccttatcctctctctcaacCTTCCTAGGTCGGAAGAATTCCTCAGGCACCCCTCCTAAGACCCCGCTTTCACCTACTGGTAGTCCACTTCCTAAGTCCAGTCGAGGAACGCCTAGTCCATTTTCGAGTCTAACACgcaagaaaaatgaaagtaagGATAGTAGTAAAGATGGAGCAGCAAAGGAAAGTTCTGGGGTCTCATCAAGTGTAAGCTCAGGCATCGGCACAAGTTGCATTAGAGAATCGAgtagagaagcagaggagagtgCCATATCAGGTGATAGCTCAAGCGTCACCTCATCCTCACAGACAGTTCCTAATAGTGGTGAccagcaaaataaacaaacaactaaCAACAGCGGGGGTAGCAAGAGAACTTCAGGGATATTTGAAACGTTATCTCAGGCAGACACTAAGCTggaggaaaagcagaaaaataCAGGCTTAGAGTCGGGTAACACTGATATTTCTATCAACAGTCAGCAGCAACATtcaaatattaatagcaatgatatggGGGCATATGTAAACTTATCACTTGGCAGCTCAGATAAGAATTTAAATGTAGAGAATAAACAACGAAAAGTATCCACAGGCTCAGTATCATCAGACTACATGAATGTATCTCCAATGTCAGTATGTAAGACACCTGAGGCTCCATCTGACCCTCAGCAACCGCGTGAGTATGTGAACATGTGCCCAGGAGGTCGCCCAGAGCCACACAGCACCTCTCTGATTCCACCACAGCCTGCACCTATGCCAGGCACGGTTTCCCCTAAGAGGAAAACCAGTCTTACATCGAAGGGTGAATCTAGTGAAAAAAGTAGTCCCAGTTTAGGATATGGGGGTTCTAGAGATCAGAATCGTCGTGACAGTAAGCGGTTAAGCGGCAGTAATTATGGAGAAGAGAACGATGGTGGTAGTGGGGAAAGTGGGTATTTGTTAATGACCCCTGGACAAACCCCGCCGAAACCTGTTTCTCCTCGCACAGTAACTCGTCGACCAGACATTCCCTCAGCTCTCCTTGGTGGCCGTCCTGATGCCAGCCTCACTGCCACCTTGGAGCGGCTAAACTTAGGCAGCTCTGGAGGTAGTGCCACGAGTGAAAGATGTCGGAGTCACAGTGGCCCAGGTGCCCCTGAGAGTTCTGCAGTAGGTGGCGAGGTGCGGGTAAAAAAACAATTGTCAGAACCAAGAGCTGGGTCAGGGAGCCAAGGGAGTAGTGGTCGGGCAGCATCAGCATGCTCATCACCTGTGTCATATTCACCGCCCACATCTCCGACCCTAAGAGGTTCTGTATCATCTATGTCATCGTTAAGTGAAGGTGGTCTTTCTTCAGCATCTTCCACCTGCACTGTGGTTAATGTGGGTGTTGGACGGCGGGAGAGTGGGCTTGGGGGGTCAGGCCGGGCCCAGGAGACGCCGGTTGATTCTGCATCCCACGCTagtgtctcctcttcctcttccagtcAGCAGTCGACTTCAACAGCTAGCAGTGGCTGCAGCATTGGAGACAGTGGACTAAATTATGTCTCGTTGGATTTAGCTCCAGCTCGTTGTGAGGGCGTGATGCCTTCACCGCTAGCTGCCCGCCGGTCTACAAGTGGGGCTGGAGTTCCTCATACTGTGTGTCTCCAAGAACCTGCGGTTGGGGAGGAAGACGAACCCCTCAGTTATGCTCAAATAGACTTCACCAAGAGTGAGGGTTTGCGTACTACCTCCCTTACCCGCGACAAACGACACTAA